In the genome of Azotosporobacter soli, the window CAAAGTGCCGCACCAGCCGCCAAGACCACAGTCTTAAAAGTTGGCGCAACCGCCGTTCCCCACGCCGAAATTCTAGCCGCCATTAAACCGGATTTGGCAAAGGAAGGAATTGACCTGCAAATTGTAGAAATGACTGATTATGTTCGTCCAAACTTGGCTGTTGCCGACAAAGAACTGGACGCTAATTTTTTCCAGCACATCCCTTACCTCGAAAAATTCTCGAGCGAACGCAAGTTGGCACTGACCTACACCGCCAAAGTTCATATTGAACCGATGGGCATCTACTCCCGCAGCGTCAAAGACCTGACTCAGCTCTCTTCCGGAAGTAAGATCGCGATACCGAATGATCCGACCAACGGCGGACGTGCATTGGCACTCTTAGCTAAAGCTGGCATCCTGACGTTGAAAGACGGCGTTGGCGTACATGCTACCGTACAAGACATCACCGCCAACCCCAAACAGGTTAAAATTGTTGAGTTAGAAGCGCCTCAACTTCCCCGCTCACTCGATGACGTAGCATTAGCCGTTATCAATACGAACTATGCACTCGAAGCAAAGTTAGTGCCAACGAAGGACGCGTTGCTGTTAGAGCAAAAGGATTCTCCTTACGCCAACATTTTGGCCGTTCGCACTGGCGACGAGAAACGGCCTGAAATCCAAAAGTTGACGGCTGCCCTAACTTCTGATAAAGTTCGCAAATTCATTGAAGAGAAATACCAAGGCGCCGTCGTTCCGGCATTTTAAGTGTAAAATCGACAGGAGGTATCCATTTTGAGTCCGACATTGCGTTTTTTACGACTTATACTTTTACTAACAAGCTTAGCCGCCGTACTCTCTTGGCATACGCAGACGATTCTCGACAGCCAGCCTAAGCCGATACGACTTGGAGTAAGTTCTGGCGCGGAAGCGGAAATAGCTTATAAGATTAAAGAAATCGCACTGCAGGAAGATTTGGATATTGACGTTCGCGTTTACGGCGATTATCTGAAACTCAATGAGGCGTTGGCACGAGGCGAACTCGATGCCAACGCCTTTCAACCTGCTTATTATCTTGAAGCCGTCAATCGGGACCTCAGTTATAATTTGAAGCCGCTTACAGAAACCATTTTTTCACCGCTAGGCATCTACCGCAAGCAAAAAGAAACTGAGCCTGCATCGTTTTTACCAGCGCCTCATAGCACCGTGCTCATTTCGCAGGAAGCCAAGCAACAAAGCCGCAGTCTTGCTCTACTCTCCGAAGCCAGTCTAATCACACTCTCCAGCCAACCGGGCGGAATTTGGATAAATTCTGGCGACATTACGGCGAATCCTTTAGAACTACGTATCATTGTACAATCGGATGAAAGCTTATTTCTTTCTCAATCCGAGGCGGATTATCTTATCTTAAGTCCGGCGCAGGCTAAAAAACATGCCTGGCAGCCTTTGCCGGATGCCTTGCTTTTAGAAAAACCAAACGCAAACTTTGCTCACGTCTTGGCAACCCGTACGACCAACACTTCAACTGCCGCGCTGCAAAAACTGGCGTCCTTTTACGCCAGACCTGAATTGCACGCTTTTATGGCGGAGCGCTATAAAGGAAGCTGGCTGCCAATGAAATAAAACAAGGGTTAAGGAAGACTTTCAATCACGTCTCCCTTAACCCTTGTTTTATTTCATCTTGATCGGCTTACCATTTTTAAAATAGACAGCCTGCAATCCTACTGCATCTGCCAGCGCCAACGCATCCCCCAACCCGCGACCGACATCTTCCGGACGGTGCGAGTCCGAACCAATCGTTGCCATTTTGCCGCCCAATTCAGCAAACCGGCGATAAACAGGCAACAGACTATGCACCGTTTCGGAATTAAGACGGCGCGTATTAATTTCCATTGCCAGCTCGCACTCAGCTGCTTTTTTCAGGACGGGGTCAATCCATTCACGCATTGCCGCATACTCAATCTCTTTATTTTCATAAGGCGCATAGCGACAAATATAATCAATATGGCCTAATGTATGAATTCCTCGATATCGTCCGATGCACTCCGCCATACTTTCAAAGTAACGTCCGTAAGTTTCACTTTTTTCGCGTTCCTGATAAAAGGACGGCTGATAAATATCCTGTTCATCAACAAAGTGAATCGAACCAATCACAAAATCAAAAGGATATTCGTCAATAATCGTTTGCGCGGGTTGATGCTGTGCCAGCATCATGCCGATTTCAATGCCCAGCAACATATTCTCGCTGCGCTTTGCTTCATATTGGGAAAAATATTCTTGCACGTCAAATACAAATGCATTTTTTTCCGGATAACCGATATCCATATGTTCTGTAACAATAATTCCAATGCCTTTTTTCTCAGCTGCATCTGCAGCCTCGGCTAGCGTCATACGAGAATCGGTAGAAAACGTGGTATGAAGATGCGTGTCAAACAACATGGGACTTCATCCTTTCTTAACGTCTGCCTTATCACTTAAGGAAACGAGCTCTTTCAGCAACTATTTCTGCTTTCTCTATTTTTTCGCCACACCGTGCAAAAAAACATCGGCAATCGTCTTTGCCGATTCCTCAATCGAATCGACCATTCCGCCAAAAACAATCGAGACAATTGCGCTAAACAATCCGTACGCGGCTCGGTGCATGTCACAAGGTCGCAAAACATTCTTATCGCGCCCTTCCTGCAATACTTCTTCAATCATGCCAATCGATTGATGAAACCAGGCCTGATATTTATTCCGTTCTTCCACAGTAAAATCAGAATATCCTTCAACATCAAAGCCCCTTACTTCATGCATCATCACGCGCCATAAATCGCCATTCTGTCCATAAAATTCGAGAAATAAGCGGATCAAAGCTTCTACCTTTTGCAGCGGTTCTACTTCAGATTTAACTAAACGTTGCAGGTCTATTTCAAACGGCATGCTTTTTTCTTGAATCAACGTATAAAAGAGCTGTTCTTTATTGACAAAATAATTATAAACGGTACCTTTCCCTGTATCAGCCAACGCAATAATTTCATCTACCGTAGCGCGATGATATCCTTTGCGAGAAAAAATCACATAAGCTGCATCAAGTATTTGTTGGCGTTTATTCGGTATATCTTGTTGATGCTTTTGTTTCATAACCGTGGACTCCCCTCTTTCTAAAGCACGTTTCCATTTTCAAACGGACTAACACGGTAAAGCCCCTATTCTTCCACGCAATATAGGGCATTATTGAATTCTACATCTATTATAACAATAAATTGCACATAACGGTAATTTTACACCAAACAATGTTTCTTGCAAAGACAACTTAAAATTTTATGCCAACACACTTTGTTGAAAAAACAAGAGGATATCTTGCCTCAGCAAAATATCCTCTTACTCTTTTATGGACAAAAAACCTGAATTGCGGCCGGTATTGTCGTTATCTTCAGGGGCAACTCCGGCCCGCGCTCCCCGTCAAGATCGCTTTCCACCGTTTCCTGACAAGTAATCTGCAAGTCTTTGGCCTGCAAATAAATTAAATGCTTACTGCTATGATGACTTCCTTTTAAGAAGTGTAAGAACAGCGTCATTAGTTCCGGCAGACTACAACGCCTAACCGCTATCATATCTAACAATCCGTCATCAATTTTAGCATGCGGCGCTAACGATGGAAAACCAGCTACAGTGCTGCTGTTCGTCACGAGAAACAACAATACATCTTCTTCACTGCTCATTCCATCTGCTGTAATGCGAAGCGGCAAGGAGCGAAAATTAGGCAGTTCACCCAACCCCTTTAAATAGTACGCCATCTTACCCAATGTGTTTTTTAAGCCTATGTCCGCGCTATGCGCTACCGAGGAAAGGAGTCCTGCACTCGCCACATTGAAAAAATAGCGATCATTAACCTTTCCTACATCCACCAGCCTAGTTTTTCCCGCAACAACAACGCTAACCCACGCTTCAATCGAACGTCCTAACTGCAAGTAAACCGCAAAATCGTTCGATGTACCGCTCGGCAATATGCCAAGCGGTACGTTCATTTTGTTGGCGACAACCAGATTCACAATCTCATGTACGGTGCCGTCACCGCCTGACACTACGATGCCGTCTATCGCGAGTTCTTGCGCCAACTCAACAATTCGCTGGTTTTGGTTTCTCTCCTGTATTCGATATGGAATAACCAAGCAACCCGCACGCTGAAAGCGTTCAATCACATGATCTAATCGATACTTGAAACGCCCATCACCCGACAGCGGATTATAAGCCAGAATAAATCGTTTCACCTTAAAGCCTCCTTTCTCAAACACGTTCATTCTTTTATATACATTAAAAAAAGCAAAGGATTACCCTTTGCTATGCGATCCCTAAAGAAATCATCGGAAAAACAACCCGCAATACCGTGTCTCTTACTATGTTCAAACCCTGCCTAAGCAGGTGGGCGTCATAAAGCCTTGGTCTTGCCTTCCCCTTTGCAGAGGCCATGACAGCGCTAAGGCATCCAACTCCCGAAATGTGCAAGTCGGTTGAACATAAATAAGTGTCACGCACACCGCAGGCACACTATCTTTCCGACAGATTTTATGATAACATAACCCTCATAAAAAAACAAGTCGTTTTCCCCTACGCCAGCGTCTGTGCTACAATAAGCGTAGCGCAAGAAACAGCTAATTTATGAGGAGGTTTTGTATGGAATTTTCACTATCTGCCGGACTAACATCCGAAAAAAAGGAACTTGTCACAACCTTGAATACAGCAATTGCCTATGGAAGCGGCGGTCTTTCCGTTTACGCAACACCGGCAATGATCGGCCTTATGGAAGGAGCCGCGCTTTCTGCAGTCGATCCGCTATTGCCGTCCGGTTTCGCGACCGTCGGAACTCGGGTAGAGATTAATCATTTAGCCGCTACCCCGATCGGCATGACCGTCAGCGCAAATGCGGAATTAGTTGCAGTCGAAGGACGTAAATTGATTTTTAACGTAACCGCCTTTGATGAGAAGGAAAAAATTGGCGAAGGACGGCATGAACGTTTCATCATTGATTGCGCAAAATTCAGCGCAAAAACTACGCAAAAGATTTCATGTTAGAACAATGAAGAGGGAGTGATTGCATACAGCGATCACTCCCTCTTCACTGTTCTTCGCCTAGGCACATTCTTTGTCAGCAGATTATAGTTTCAGCGAAACCGATAACAATAAAGCGCCTCCGTCGTGCGGGATTAACGGGTGACGCTCCAAGCGCACTGCCTTTTCCAGTTCAAAGCCGCAACTTCGATATACCGAACGAGCCGACTCATTATCCGCCATAACCATTAAACTTACTTTAGGCAAACCAGAGGCCTCGGCTTCTCGTATTACCTGCTGAATAAGCGCTGCGCCAATGCCGCGCTGACGCCATTCAGGCCAAACATAGAGCGAATCCAGAAACAGGCTGTTTTCGACCCGTGAAGAGAAAAATTCCGCTATCTGTTGATAATTCTCTTCCCCCAACGCTTCCTTCATTTCACTGCCTAAGCCAAATAAGGCGGCCGGATAACAATAGACCATTCCAGCAATCGCTCCATTGACCTGCGCTATCACGGCATGACGATAGGAGCTCGCCGGTTGATCGGTTTGCAATTCCTGCGCCAACCATTCCTCTTTAGAACGGTATGACGTCGGCATCGCTTGAGCCAGAAAATCCATAATCCCGCCGGATGCAAGACAAATGCCCTGCGCAATTCTTAAACATTCCTCGGGCCGCCCGGCACGATATTGAATGGTTTCCATTTGCCAAGCCCCCTTCCTTTTCTTTTTTCTTCATTATAATAATTTTTCACTCATGAAACAAGAAGAACCGGACGTGATAATCACGCCCGGTTCTTCTCTTAGAGCAGTTTATTGCTCGCTGAGTTTTTTGTAATTGCCTAAACGTTCCTTGGCATCCTGTTCGGTTTTCGCAAACAGTGCCGGCGCCGTTTCCGGATATTGTTTCTTGAGCGATGCATAACGCACTTCACTCATCAAGAAATCCTGGAAGCTGGTGCTAGGCTCTTTTGAATCAAGGCTGAACGGATTCTTTCCTTGTTCTTTGAGATCCGGGTGGAAACGATACAGCGACCAGTATCCGGCTTGTACCGCTTTTTTCGCTTGCGCTTGGCTGCAACCCATGCCTTCGCGGATACCATGGTTGATGCAAGGAGCGTACGCGATGATCAAGGACGGACCCGGATATGCTTCCGCTTCGGCGATTGCCTTCAGCGTTTGGTTCATATCGGCGCCCATGGCAATCTGCGCTACATAGACATAACCGTAGCTCATAGCCATCATGCCGAGATCCTTTTTCTTCGTATGCTTACCGCTAGCGGCAAATTTAGCGATTGCTGCGGTCGGAGTCGCTTTCGACGATTGACCGCCCGTGTTCGAATATACTTCGGTATCGAAAACAAAGATGTTTACATCTTCGCCGCTGGCCAGAACGTGGTCCAGACCGCCGTAACCGATGTCGTACGCCCAGCCGTCGCCGCCAAAGATCCATATCGAACGCTTCACGATATAATCGCGACGCTCATAAATCTTATTGAGTAACGGTTGTTCGCCCTTCTCTGCAGCCAACAATTCCGTCAGGAGTTCTGCACGTTCACGCGCCTTATCTCCATTATTGATATTAGCCAGCCAATCTTCCATCGCTGCTTTCAGTTCCGCACTGATTGACAGATTGAGCGCTTCTTTGACATCGGAAGCAAGTGCATCGCGCATTGCTTTCGTGCCCAGATGCATACCCATGCCGAATTCGGCGTTATCTTCAAACAGCGAGTTAGCCCAAGCCGGTCCATGACCTTTATGGTTCGTGGTATAAGGAACCGAAGGCGCACTGCCGCCCCAGATCGAGGAGCAACCGGTAGCGTTTGCAATCATCATACGATCGCCAAACAGCTGCGTTACCAGTTTTGCATACGGAGTTTCGCCGCAACCTGCGCAAGCGCCGGAGAACTCGAGCAGAGGTTGTTCGAACTGACTGCCTTTGACCGTCGTTTTGCTCATCGGATTTGCTTTCGGCGTAATCTGACCGGCATAATCCCACAGCGCGCTTTGGCTCATTTGGCTGTCAATCGGTTTCATAACCAATGCTTTTTCTTTAGCCGGGCAAACTTGTGCACAGTTGCCGCAACCGGTGCAATCCAGCGGGGAAATAGCCAGACGGAACTGGAGATCTTTCGCGCCGACAGCAGCTTTGGCAGTAAAGCCTTCCGGTGCATTTTTCATTTCTTCCTCATTGATCAGCAGCGGACGAATGACCGCGTGCGGACAAACATAGGCGCACTGGTTACATTGAATGCACTTATCCAGTTGCCATTCCGGAACATCGACAGCGATGCCGCGTTTTTCGTAGGCAGCCGTTCCCATCGGGAATGTGCCGTCTTCCATACCGATAAATGCGCTGACCGGCAGGCTGTCGCCTTCTTGACGATTCATCGGCACGAGAATGTTTTCGATGAACGCCGGAACTTCTTTTACGTTAGTGCTGCTGCAAGCGCAAGCAAAACGTGCTTGGTCATCTACGTTATCGACAGCGGTTTTCCAGCTTTCCGGTACCGCAACTTTCACGATGGCATTGGCACCTTGATCGATTGCCGCTTGGTTCATGTCGATAACTTTTTGGCCTTTTTTACCGTACGAAGCCACAACAGCATCTTTCAGATGTTTCAGCGCTTCTTCAACCGGAATGATGTTCGCAATCTTGAAGAAAGCAGCTTGCATGATCATATTGATCCGGCCGCCAAGACCGATTTCCTGAGCAATTTTCACTGCGTTCAGCGTATAGAGATTGATGTTGTTTTTCGCCAGATAACGTTTCATCGAACCCGGCAGTCTTTCATCCAGCTCTTCCGCCGACCAGATGCAGTTCAGTAGGAAGCTGCCGCCCGGCTTCAGTCCAGCCAACACATCATACTTGTCAACATACGATTGATTGTGACAAGCAATGAAGTCTGCGCGATTAATCAGATACGTCGATTTGATCGGATTCGGTCCGAAGCGCAGATGCGAAACGGTGATGCCGCCCGATTTTTTTGAGTCATAAGCAAAGTAACCTTGTGCATACATGCTGGTCTTATCGCCAATGATCTTGATTGCGCTCTTGTTTGCGCCGACCGTGCCGTCAGAACCCAAGCCCCAAAATTTGCAGGCTTTTACGCCTTCCGGAGCCGTATCGATTTCTTCGCCGAGCGGCAACGATTTATTCGTTACGTCGTCAACGATGCCAATCGTAAAGCCATCTTTCGGCTTATCCGCTTTCAAGTTGTCATATACGGAAACGATATGCGACGGAACCACGTCTTTAGAGCCTAAGCCATAACGACCTCCGACAATAACCGGTTGCCACTCAGTGCCGTAGAATGCGGCTTTTACATCCAAGAACAATGGCTCACCTAAGCAGCCTGGCTCTTTCGTACGATCGAGAACGGCAATTTTCTTAACCGTCTTCGGAATGTACTTGAAGAAATGAGCAAGCGAGAACGGACGATACAGGTGAACGTTGAGCAGACCAACTTTTTCGCCTTTTTTCGTCAGATGATCGATCGTTTCTTCGATTGCATCGCAAGCCGAACCCATCGCAATGATCATGCGATCGGCATCTTTAGCGCCATAGTAATTGAACAGATGGTATTCGCGGCCAGTCAGCTTGCTGATTTCGCCCATGTACTGCTCAACAATTTCCGGCAACGCTTCATAATACTTGTTGGAAATTTCGCGTTCTTGGAAATAAATGTCCGGGTTTTGAGCCGTGCCGCGCAGAACCGGATGATCCGGATTTAATGCATTGCGACGGAAGGATTCCAAAGCATCTTTATCAAGCAGTTTTTCCAGGTCATCGTAGTTGAGCAGTTCGATTTTTTGTACTTCATGCGAAGTGCGGAAACCGTCAAAGAAATTGATGAACGGCACTTTGCCCTTAATGCTGGCCAAATGTGCAACGGCGCTGAGGTCCATAACTTCCTGAACGCTGCTTTCTGCAAGCAGTGCGCAGCCAGTTTGACGAGCTGCCATAACGTCTTGATGATCGCCAAAAATATTGAGTGAATTGGCCGCCAAAGCGCGGGCACTAACATGAAATACGCACGGCAGCAATTCACCGGCAATTTTATACATGTTAGGAATCATCAGCAATAAGCCTTGCGAAGCAGTGTACGTAGTTGTCAACGCACCCGCTTGCAGCGATCCGTGAACCGCACCGGCGGCACCGGCTTCCGATTGCATTTCCATAACCTTTACGGTCTGACCAAAAATATTTTTCTTCCCTTGCGCAGCCCATTCGTCAACGGATTCTGCCATCGGGGATGACGGGGTAATGGGATAGATGGCCGTTACATCGGTAAAGGCATACGATACGTATGCTGCGGCTGTGTTGCCATCCATAGTCTTCATTTTTTTCATTTTGCAAATCCCTTCCTTATCTCTTAATTTGCATCCTGGAATCAGATCGTACGACCTTGATTCCCCAAGTTATGATTAAAGGCGTGCGCCTGAAATCCTATGTTTGTATACAAAGTGCTCTACATGATTATACCACATTTTTTTAGTTTTAATAGAGCATTTCCGTATCACAAAAGACTTTTTTCGACAAAATATTACCTGATTATTTCGATATATTCTACTACGTTCAAAAAGTAACCATTGCCGAAGAAAACAAAAAACCCAGTCGGAAAAACCTTACGATTTTCCGCCGAGTCTCTATAATGCACGCGAACAAGCGTAACATTTTGATTGCAGATAGAAGTATATCATTTATCACCAAACGACGCAAGGATCTTTTTACAAACTTCCCTGACGTCATTCAGTGATATTGCAACATCGTTCAACTCCGCTATTCGTTTGTTTTCTCTGGCGGACAAATATATAGATTTTTCAGACCATTCAAACCAAATTCGCCATCATAGTGCTTAAGAAACGGACCCTCTTTCTCGATACGTTCCGTCAAAGGCATTTTCAACGCCTCTTCTTTCCCATACTCCGTTAAGAAATCTCGTCGTGCTAGCCGTTCGACTAATTCCTCCCAAAAGGTTGCATTTTCAAAAGCTGCCATTTGCTGCGCCGCACTGCTCCGTTCCATAAAGTTACGGTTTAGTACATAAGTCTGCGCGCTCTCTTTGTAATCAACCAAATCTTCCAAACCAGCCGCTTGCGCTTCTGCCAGTATTTTTTGCATCAGTTCACGATAATGCGCACTCTCTACCGCCGCTTCTTCCTGGTGTGCATGCAAAACCCAATCCGTCATATACAAAATATCCAGCAATGTTTGATATTCTTTTTTAGTAAAATGAATCTTCATTCCCTGCTCCTTACCTAGCATATTTATCTCATTTACAGTTAGATTAGATTATCAGCTACACATTTCCTGCCGAATAAATTATTTTCCCAAAATTCAGCGCAAATTTTAGTAACTGATTAAGGCAGCCATTAATAATCCAGTCGCAAGACTAATTCGCGAAGACAAAATACCGATTGCTGTATTGCCACGCGGAATTTCCTCCAGCACCTTAAACGGCATCATTAAGACAAACAGGTAAAAAACCAATACTTGAAACACCATCCCGATCACACCCCAGGTCAATAAGTCCCAGACACTTACCGCATGATAAATGGCAGAGGCTAAAACGACGGCCATCCCTAACAGCTTGCCGCCTAAATCATATGCCACCGCTTGCGCAGCCGCACTTATACTCGGTTCAGGCGCATAACCGCCAACTTTTAGGAGCGAATACTCATTATATGGCGTCGTCGCACGAAAAACGATCATCCCAACTGCCAAAAGAGGCAATGAAACGCCGAGATAGATTAGAAAATTCCCCATACTTGGCCAATATGCCACCATATTTCATCATCCTTTCCTTATGCCTATTTTACTTTCGCAAACAAATCGGTTGGTAATACGCCATATCATCTGTAATTTGACCGCCCACTCTAGCAAGAATCGCACTGGCGACTCCACCAAGAATGAAACCGCCCCACAGCAAGCAGCCTTCAAAATCGCCCTGCTCCGTTTGAACCCGGCAACGTTCTAGTTCCACCCGTTTCTGATAAATTTTGCTTTGGTCATCATATTGAGATTCTTGCGTGCCGAATTCACACCGCCCTTGCGCATCATAAAGACGTACGCCTTGTCCTTCGCGCCCTAATAGCGGTTTTTCGACATACGCCGCGCGAGCATGAAAACGATTTTCAAAGTAAGTTGGTAGCATATACCTTTCAATCGTCGCCGTTTGAGCCTTATCATAGTAATCGCCTGATTCAAACGCAGCCCAGATCAGCGCCTGCAGCGCTTTCGTTTGGCCAAGCAAGGCCGTCGCCGGATTCACCAGACGAACTTTGCCCTGCGCTGCCAAGCGAAGCAACGTCGCACCTATCCTTTCGCCGTCTTCACTGCAATCACGGCTTAGCAACTCTAACGGATGCATCCGAAAAAGCACATCCACCTTGCGCAAAGCATCCGCTGCAGCGACAAAGACGCCACGCTCCGAAACCATAAGCTCGTGCAACGAAAAAAAGGTCGCTGGCCAGCCCGACTGTTTCATCAAATAACGTGTATTACCGGCATCTTCTTCATGCCAGCCTAATGCACTGAAGACATCAACTGAGTCTTCCCCAATCTGCTCCGCCATTCGCCAACACGCAAATACATCGCGAATTCGCTCCGCCATGCCTGCATTCGGGTCTTTTTTTTGCCAATAACTGCAAACCGAGCCATTCACATGAAAAGCTTCTACAACCCCGCTTGGCGTATCCGCATTAAATTCGATCATTTTCAAACCATCCGCAGTCTGCGCAAAATCAAAGCGTCCCAGCAGCGTCGTTTTTGTCCACTTTGAAATTCGCCGTACCGCCCCGAGCGCTGCTTCCGGAACGCCTATGGCAAACAGAAGTTCATCATCGGCAACTTGTAAAACCCGCACCGTTGTATCGATGATCGCGCCCATCTGTTCGACCGCCGTTCTTATCTCTTTGCACTGTTTTTCTTCCAGTGCCAGGCAATGAGGCAATGCATATTCTTGACCATACATCCGGTCCCAATTGAAAATACCTTTTTCACGCAACGGCTGGTAGATTGCCTCTCGGTGTGCAGAATAATTCATCCTGCGGCACCGCTGCTAGAACTGCCGATTCCACTTTTCGCGCCTTGCGAAATATGATTGGCATCGCCGCTTGACGCAGCGTTGTTACTGCCAAAACTCCGCACTGATGAACCGTAATAATGATTGCGCCTCGTTCCATCCTGCGACATTGGTTCATTGTCATAATCGCAATAGCCATCCTGATCCTCATCGACATGGACATGGCCATTTGCAGTCGGCGAACAGCCGCTCGACAGAAGAACCGCTGCCATAAAAAGGCCCAGGATGTGTCGTGATTTCGACCGTTCACTCTCCTGGTTATTCCACCGCATCTTTTGCCTCCTCGTCGACCGTTTCTACATAACGAATATAGCATCCACGATCTTCATCCAATTCAACCGCCTGAACCAGCCATTCTTTCCCCAAAAACTGCATATAATCGCAAAGCAAATTCAGCAGCAATTCCGAATCGCCAGCTACTTTTGTGCGTTCAATCAACTCCGCCCCGCTCTTTGCAGTCGGCCAATGTCGCATTTCCAAGTAAACGTCTCGTTCTGGAACTTTGGGCCACTGTTCTTTTTGCAACGCTTGCACCGGACGAAGATAGATCACATAATACATAACTTCTTGCGCTACCGAAGTCTTCTCATAAGCAGTCCCCAATTTGACAAAACGACTGCATACCATGCGCAACTCCACTTCCCGAAGTGATATATCCTCATAATAATAGAGCAACGGATATTCTTGAGCCGCATCTAATAAACGATATTCCAGCCGCACTGCTCACTCGCCTCCGCCGCTTATAATTTAATGAACTCACCACGCTTTGCTCGTTCCGGCAAAATCGAGGAACCCGGGCCACGCTGCGTCACTTCCTCCTGCGTTATATTGAGTTCGTCGGCAATTAAC includes:
- a CDS encoding MetQ/NlpA family ABC transporter substrate-binding protein, giving the protein MKKNLLLSLTLLSLLLAFTGCSQQQSAAPAAKTTVLKVGATAVPHAEILAAIKPDLAKEGIDLQIVEMTDYVRPNLAVADKELDANFFQHIPYLEKFSSERKLALTYTAKVHIEPMGIYSRSVKDLTQLSSGSKIAIPNDPTNGGRALALLAKAGILTLKDGVGVHATVQDITANPKQVKIVELEAPQLPRSLDDVALAVINTNYALEAKLVPTKDALLLEQKDSPYANILAVRTGDEKRPEIQKLTAALTSDKVRKFIEEKYQGAVVPAF
- a CDS encoding MetQ/NlpA family ABC transporter substrate-binding protein — protein: MSPTLRFLRLILLLTSLAAVLSWHTQTILDSQPKPIRLGVSSGAEAEIAYKIKEIALQEDLDIDVRVYGDYLKLNEALARGELDANAFQPAYYLEAVNRDLSYNLKPLTETIFSPLGIYRKQKETEPASFLPAPHSTVLISQEAKQQSRSLALLSEASLITLSSQPGGIWINSGDITANPLELRIIVQSDESLFLSQSEADYLILSPAQAKKHAWQPLPDALLLEKPNANFAHVLATRTTNTSTAALQKLASFYARPELHAFMAERYKGSWLPMK
- a CDS encoding histidinol phosphate phosphatase translates to MLFDTHLHTTFSTDSRMTLAEAADAAEKKGIGIIVTEHMDIGYPEKNAFVFDVQEYFSQYEAKRSENMLLGIEIGMMLAQHQPAQTIIDEYPFDFVIGSIHFVDEQDIYQPSFYQEREKSETYGRYFESMAECIGRYRGIHTLGHIDYICRYAPYENKEIEYAAMREWIDPVLKKAAECELAMEINTRRLNSETVHSLLPVYRRFAELGGKMATIGSDSHRPEDVGRGLGDALALADAVGLQAVYFKNGKPIKMK
- a CDS encoding TetR/AcrR family transcriptional regulator, translated to MKQKHQQDIPNKRQQILDAAYVIFSRKGYHRATVDEIIALADTGKGTVYNYFVNKEQLFYTLIQEKSMPFEIDLQRLVKSEVEPLQKVEALIRLFLEFYGQNGDLWRVMMHEVRGFDVEGYSDFTVEERNKYQAWFHQSIGMIEEVLQEGRDKNVLRPCDMHRAAYGLFSAIVSIVFGGMVDSIEESAKTIADVFLHGVAKK
- a CDS encoding YegS/Rv2252/BmrU family lipid kinase → MKRFILAYNPLSGDGRFKYRLDHVIERFQRAGCLVIPYRIQERNQNQRIVELAQELAIDGIVVSGGDGTVHEIVNLVVANKMNVPLGILPSGTSNDFAVYLQLGRSIEAWVSVVVAGKTRLVDVGKVNDRYFFNVASAGLLSSVAHSADIGLKNTLGKMAYYLKGLGELPNFRSLPLRITADGMSSEEDVLLFLVTNSSTVAGFPSLAPHAKIDDGLLDMIAVRRCSLPELMTLFLHFLKGSHHSSKHLIYLQAKDLQITCQETVESDLDGERGPELPLKITTIPAAIQVFCP
- a CDS encoding thioesterase family protein; translation: MEFSLSAGLTSEKKELVTTLNTAIAYGSGGLSVYATPAMIGLMEGAALSAVDPLLPSGFATVGTRVEINHLAATPIGMTVSANAELVAVEGRKLIFNVTAFDEKEKIGEGRHERFIIDCAKFSAKTTQKISC
- a CDS encoding GNAT family N-acetyltransferase is translated as METIQYRAGRPEECLRIAQGICLASGGIMDFLAQAMPTSYRSKEEWLAQELQTDQPASSYRHAVIAQVNGAIAGMVYCYPAALFGLGSEMKEALGEENYQQIAEFFSSRVENSLFLDSLYVWPEWRQRGIGAALIQQVIREAEASGLPKVSLMVMADNESARSVYRSCGFELEKAVRLERHPLIPHDGGALLLSVSLKL